Proteins encoded by one window of Pseudomonas sp. PSKL.D1:
- a CDS encoding helix-turn-helix domain-containing protein, which produces MNNEIDLQIGARIRIERESRGWSLTDLAAKAGVSRAMIYKIERGESSPTANLLGKLSGAFGLSMSTLVARAELRQGRLLRVADQPLWIDPDTGYERRHVSPRSDMPLDLVQVTLPAGKQVPMPASAYAFSRQLIWVIKGELVFAEGNVQHRMSEGDCLELGPPMDCRFINDSDEPCVYGVVVLSAS; this is translated from the coding sequence CGAGGTTGGTCTTTGACAGACTTGGCCGCTAAAGCCGGAGTTTCACGGGCAATGATCTACAAGATCGAGCGTGGAGAGAGCAGCCCCACCGCTAACCTTTTGGGCAAGCTATCTGGCGCCTTCGGTTTGAGCATGTCTACCCTTGTTGCCCGTGCTGAGCTGCGCCAGGGGAGGCTGCTCCGAGTAGCAGATCAACCGCTCTGGATTGACCCCGATACCGGATATGAGCGCAGGCATGTATCTCCCCGCTCCGACATGCCGCTGGATCTCGTTCAAGTTACGCTACCGGCTGGCAAGCAAGTGCCGATGCCGGCTTCAGCCTATGCATTTTCACGGCAACTGATATGGGTGATTAAGGGCGAGCTGGTTTTTGCAGAAGGCAATGTGCAGCACAGAATGAGCGAAGGTGACTGCCTGGAACTGGGCCCGCCCATGGACTGTCGTTTCATCAATGACAGCGATGAACCCTGTGTGTACGGCGTAGTCGTCCTTAGCGCTTCCTGA